One Propionispora hippei DSM 15287 genomic window, GCTCATCATTGATGCTGACGCCTGCCCCAAAGCCGTGCTGCAATGCTGCCTGGACCTGGGGCGGCAATACCAGTGCCCGGTCTGGACGGTGGCCAGTTTTAACCATCAGATTGTTTCCGATCACCATATTGTGGTGGGCAACGCAGCGCAGGAGGCTGACGTAAAGGTCGTCAACCTGACCGGTGCCGGCGATGTGGTGGTCACCCAGGATTGGGGGCTGGCCGCGATGATTTTGGGGAAACAGGCTTACTGTCTCAGTCCTTCAGGCCGTGAATATCGGCCGGAAACGATGGATTTTTTGCTGGAGGAACGGGAAATGAAGGCCCGGTTTCGCCGCGGCGGCGGACGGACCAAGGGCCCCCGGCCGCGTACCGGTGAGGATGACCGGTCATTTGCCGCCTCCCTGGAGCGGATTTTGCAAAGAAAAGGAAAAGGGTAGAAACGATGAATCTTTTATCGATCGAAGAATTGGCGAAAAGCTATGGCGTGAGAATGCTGTTTGAACAGGTTACCTTCGGTGTGGATGAGGGCGATAAGATCGGGCTGATCGGCGTTAACGGCACGGGGAAATCTACCTTTTTAAAAACTATTGCCGGCCGGGAGCAGGCTGACAGCGGTCGGATAGTC contains:
- a CDS encoding YaiI/YqxD family protein, with the protein product MKLIIDADACPKAVLQCCLDLGRQYQCPVWTVASFNHQIVSDHHIVVGNAAQEADVKVVNLTGAGDVVVTQDWGLAAMILGKQAYCLSPSGREYRPETMDFLLEEREMKARFRRGGGRTKGPRPRTGEDDRSFAASLERILQRKGKG